The Pseudomonas iranensis genome includes a window with the following:
- a CDS encoding flavin monoamine oxidase family protein, giving the protein MNKNNRHPADGKKPVTIFGPDFPFAFDDWIEHPAGLGSIPEQHHGAEVAIVGAGIAGLVAAYELMKLGLKPVVYEASKLGGRLRSQAFNGTDAIVAELGGMRFPVSSTAFYHYVDKLGLETKPFPNPLTGASGSTVIDLEGETYYAESLKDLPALFQEVADAWADALEAGSQFSDIQQAIRDRDVPRLKELWNKLVPLWDDRTFYDFVATSKAFAKLSFQHREVFGQVGFGTGGWDSDFPNSMLEIFRVVMTNCDDHQHLVVGGVEQVPQGIWRHVPERCVHWPAGTSLKSLHRGAPRSGVKKIAHAPQGRFAVTDNNGDAREYAAVLTTCQSWLLTTQIECDETLFSQKMWMALDRTRYMQSSKTFVMVDRPFWKDKDPETGRDVMSMTLTDRLTRGTYLFDNGDDKPGVICLSYSWMSDALKMLPHPVEKRVELALNALKKIYPKVDIAARIIGDPITVSWEADPYFLGAFKGALPGHYRYNQRMYAHFMQDDMPAEQRGIFIAGDDVSWTPAWVEGAVQTSLNAVWGIMKHFGGSTHKENPGPGDVFKDIGPIALPE; this is encoded by the coding sequence ATGAACAAAAACAATCGCCATCCTGCAGACGGAAAAAAACCAGTCACCATTTTCGGTCCGGACTTTCCGTTCGCGTTTGACGACTGGATCGAGCATCCCGCCGGTCTGGGGAGCATTCCTGAGCAGCACCATGGTGCTGAGGTGGCGATTGTCGGGGCGGGCATTGCCGGTCTGGTGGCCGCGTATGAACTGATGAAACTCGGTCTGAAACCGGTGGTGTACGAGGCGTCGAAACTCGGCGGTCGTCTGCGCTCGCAAGCCTTCAACGGCACCGACGCCATCGTCGCCGAGCTTGGCGGCATGCGCTTTCCAGTGTCCTCCACCGCGTTCTATCACTACGTCGACAAGCTCGGCCTGGAAACCAAGCCCTTCCCCAACCCGCTGACCGGCGCGTCTGGCAGTACCGTGATCGATCTGGAAGGCGAAACCTACTACGCCGAAAGCCTGAAGGATCTTCCTGCATTGTTTCAGGAAGTGGCTGACGCCTGGGCGGATGCGCTGGAAGCCGGTTCGCAGTTCTCCGACATCCAGCAAGCCATCCGTGATCGCGATGTGCCGCGCCTGAAAGAGTTGTGGAACAAGCTGGTGCCGCTGTGGGACGACCGGACTTTTTACGACTTCGTCGCCACCTCGAAAGCCTTCGCCAAATTGTCGTTCCAGCACCGCGAAGTGTTCGGCCAGGTCGGTTTCGGCACCGGCGGCTGGGATTCGGACTTCCCCAATTCCATGCTGGAAATCTTCCGCGTGGTGATGACCAATTGTGACGATCACCAGCACCTGGTGGTCGGTGGCGTCGAGCAGGTGCCGCAGGGCATCTGGCGCCATGTGCCGGAGCGCTGCGTGCACTGGCCGGCGGGCACCAGCCTGAAATCCCTGCACCGTGGCGCACCGCGTTCCGGTGTGAAGAAAATCGCTCACGCACCGCAAGGCCGTTTCGCCGTTACCGACAACAACGGTGACGCCCGCGAATATGCCGCTGTGCTGACCACCTGCCAGAGCTGGCTGCTGACCACTCAGATCGAATGCGACGAAACCCTGTTCTCGCAAAAGATGTGGATGGCCCTCGACCGCACGCGCTACATGCAGTCGTCGAAAACCTTCGTGATGGTCGACCGGCCGTTCTGGAAGGACAAGGATCCAGAAACCGGCCGTGATGTGATGAGCATGACCCTCACCGATCGCCTGACCCGTGGCACCTATCTGTTCGACAACGGCGACGACAAGCCGGGTGTGATCTGCCTGTCGTACTCGTGGATGAGCGACGCGTTGAAAATGCTCCCGCATCCGGTGGAAAAACGCGTTGAGCTGGCGTTGAACGCGCTGAAAAAGATCTACCCGAAAGTCGACATCGCCGCACGGATCATCGGCGATCCGATCACCGTGTCGTGGGAAGCCGATCCATACTTCCTCGGTGCTTTCAAAGGCGCCCTGCCCGGCCATTACCGCTACAACCAGCGCATGTATGCGCACTTCATGCAGGACGACATGCCGGCCGAACAGCGCGGGATTTTCATCGCCGGCGACGACGTGTCGTGGACACCGGCGTGGGTCGAAGGCGCGGTGCAGACCTCGCTCAACGCGGTGTGGGGCATCATGAAACATTTCGGCGGCTCGACACATAAAGAGAACCCCGGCCCGGGTGATGTGTTCAAAGACATCGGCCCTATCGCCCTGCCCGAGTAA